The following are encoded in a window of Ranitomeya variabilis isolate aRanVar5 chromosome 6, aRanVar5.hap1, whole genome shotgun sequence genomic DNA:
- the LOC143782624 gene encoding myosin regulatory light chain 2, smooth muscle minor isoform, translated as MSSKRAKTKTTKKRPQRATSNVFAMFDQSQIQEFKEAFNMIDQNRDGFIDKEDLHDMLASLGKNPTDEYLEAMMNEAPGPINFTMFLTMFGEKLNGTDPEDVIRNAFACFDEEGNGHIQEEYLRELLTTMGDRFTDEEVDELFREAPIDKKGNFNYIEFTRILKHGAKDKDD; from the exons ATGTCAAGCAAAAGGGCAAAGACAAAAACCACCAAGAAGCGCCCCCAGCGCGCAACATCCAATGTATTTGCTATGTTTGACCAGTCCCAAATCCAAGAATTTAAAGAAGCCTTCAATATGATTGATCAGAATCGGGATGGCTTTATTGATAAGGAAGATCTGCACGATATGCTTGCTTCCCTTG GTAAGAATCCAACAGATGAATATTTGGAAGCCATGATGAACGAGGCACCTGGACCCATTAACTTCACCATGTTTCTTACCATGTTTGGGGAGAAGCTGAATGGCACAGATCCAGAAGATGTGATCAGAAACGcatttgcctgctttgatgaagaAGGGAACG GTCATATACAAGAAGAATATCTGAGAGAGCTGCTGACCACGATGGGAGACCGATTCACAGATGAGGAGGTGGACGAGCTGTTCAGAGAAGCACCGATTGACAAGAAGGGCAATTTTAATTACATTGAGTTTACACGCATCCTGAAACATGGCGCTAAGGACAAGGATGACTAA